The following nucleotide sequence is from Sander lucioperca isolate FBNREF2018 chromosome 19, SLUC_FBN_1.2, whole genome shotgun sequence.
GAGAATATTTTCGCTTGTATCAGCTAAAGGTGAGGAAGGTAAGAGGGAATGAATAAAGGGCAAATGAACTAAATCCCATTGTACCACAGGGTGTACCTCTGTACTGAAACTATACATAAAAAGAGTAAAGAGTAGTAGTACAATATGTCTTTGTTATGGAAAAACACAGTTAGTACAAGTACATttgtaacaaagtaaagtatTTGAGAATACTTCAATTTCCAcctctgcaaaaaaaaagtatgacaaaaaaaattgaataaaaaattcTTAGATCATAGATTTCCCTTAAACATCCCATCCATCTGATGTTTGTCCTAGAAACATGGCTTTGAGGGGAGAAAGGAAACCAGACAGCGTCTTTAAATGTTTGAGACACCTTAACATGATGATATTGCTGAGAGTATAATTAAAGCGTAGTTGTAACTTGTCTAATGGAAGTCAGCATGCTTCCAACGAGAAAAACAAACTTCCTTCGGACTTTAAAGCAGATATGATTGTAACATACATTTCCATTGTTTGAGAAAGCAGAacctacacacacgcacgcatgcacgcacacgcgcgcacacacacacacacacacacacacacacacatatatatatatatatgaaggtTTATGGACAATAATTAGTGTGTGAGTTGAGCATGAAgaaattgcagttttttttgtcgggggggggggttgttaaTGCAGTTCAGGACAAAGGGCTGTCAAACAAACTGATTCTGCTCCACTGGCGCGCTGCTGCAGAACATGACACATTCCAGGCACAAGAAGGCCTGTCTTTAACACAAAGCTAGCAGCGGATTAAGATTAGgaaattaatttcaacattaaTATGGATTAGCTCCTGAAGCACACTAACTGTGTCTTTTACCACCAACTCTCTGAAGTCCATTTTCGAACAGAAAACTATAAGTTCAGAGGGAACTTTGGTGTTGAATGTTTCCCTTTAATTcaaacttttattttggtgaaatgCAAATGAATATCTAGGTTTTTGGTCTTTACTCTCTCttacttttaaaatgtctttctgAGATGTATCAGCACCACACTTAATCTCACCAAACCCGACTGACACCCATGAATGAGAGTAATTACATCATTAAGCATACAAATGGGCTAATTTagcttctcttctcttttttctttttttttttttttttttggtctaaGGGTCTGTGAGACcgtgacccaatttaaatatCCAATCCCAACTCAGAGAAAATCTCCTGAGCCAATGGGACGCTTGGCGCCACCCACCTGCATGCATAATAATAAGAAGCAGAATAATAACACCAGCGGGGAAACTTGCAAAAGCTGCAGCTTGCTCAGTTTGCTTTGGAGATTACTTTGCCTCTCTGAAAACCTTCACCATGGTCGACGCCTTCTGTGCCACTTGGAAACTGGTCGACAGTGAGAATTTTGATGAGTACATGAAAGCACTCGGTGAGTAACAGCCtgtttcttttccctttttatgGATGCTTTAGATCAAGCTTGAACAATAACTGTGTATCTTGTCCGATTTCTTTTGTGTGCCTATATGATAACTGAAATATTCAGAGGTTTAGACCACTAACAGCCACATTTCCACCCCCTCCCCGTGCCCTGATCAGGTGTGGGCTTTGCCACCCGGCAGGTCGGTAATGTGACCAAACCGACTATAATCATCAGCCAGGAGGGTGACAAGGTGGTGGTTCGCACCCAGAGCACCTTCAAAAACACAGAGATCTCCTTCAAGCTGGGAGAGGAGTTCGACGAAGCCACCGCTGACGACAGGAACTGCAAAGTAAGCTGATATATAATAATTCTtgctcaaaaaaataaataatcaaacaCATATGAGTAATTGAAACCAGATCATGCTGAACAACCCATTAAAACCACTCACCCTCAGACACCAGGAGAGCTTGAATGGTGTCCAAGAAGTGTCCTGCAATATTAGAAGTGGTTTTAATTGGGCTTTAATTAAGGAAATCCTAATTATAAAAGTCATGAATCTTATTTAATCCAAGGTTTCATTTGTGCCACTGTCGCATCTCCCCATGTGCAGAATAGTAAGTACGTTAAAAAGATTTTCTTTCAAAATGCAGTTCTgatcaaactttttttcaaaaatttgtGGGTCAGTGACGAGACTTGACATCTGGAGATGTCTGGCTATAGATAAACATTTGGCAGGATCTTAACGAACTGATTGTCCGCCTCACTTGTTAAAAACATTCTTCTCTTTTTGTCTTACAGTCCATAGTGACGATGGAGGGAGACAAGTTGGTCCACGTCCAGAAGTGGGACGGCAAGGAGAACAAGCTTGTCAGAGAAATCAAGGATGGCAAGATGGTCATGGTAAGAAAAATGCACCCAGATCACACATATCCTTGTCTTGTTTGAcagcaatatacagtacataacttACATACATGCCTTAAAGGGATTACATTTAATATCAAAATAGAAACGGACACTTAAACTATGAAAGTCTGATTGTGTAGCCATGTGGCAATAAATGCCAGTTGGTTAGCTGTACGTAAAGATACAATTTTGTTGTGCATTACtggaatataatatatataattttttatgAAGTATTCATGATTTTTCAGAAGCTCAGATATCAATATCCTTTCACTGGAAGCAATGGTTCTATAACAGCTgttgaaattaaaaaatatagtgTAGTGGGCAATTAACTTTGCTTTCTTCAAGTTGTGAGGGCAATGCACATTGTTTGGTATTATTCAGGAATAATTTGTGCATGGAAAACGTCTGCAGGTAgtctttaaatattaaaaaaattgtactaaaacacacattatagacagtttttattgtctttctgAAGCTCTAAAAGTGCAGCAAAGAATCCGtttatcttttgttttgttgtgatgaaTGAGCATGCCTTTTCACACGATAATAGTCAAATTAGCTTGTTTGTATTAAACAAAGTAAATTACCAACGGGGCAGCTGCCAAAAGCTGCTTCGCCAGATTCCCCACTCAAGCACCGCTTTGTTTTCCGCTGGTTAAATGTTAGATTAGGGAAGATGTAATTCGCTGTCATGGTAACTGTGGTCTCTCTCCCCCTGCAGAATTTGACCTTTGAAGATGTCCATGCGGTGCGTAGCTATGAGAAGGCATGAGTGCTCCGACTGACATCATCCCACTCCGGCCAAGAAGTGTtgattttataattattattgacTGTATGCCTCTCTTTGCACTTCATCCTCCTCCGCATGTCCACAGCCTGCAGGCTGCACATGTtttgtaagattttttttttttttatatatgaaAACATTTCTGTCGTGATGGATGGATCGTCTTTTGGTACCCTGTgtgaaacatgaaataaaaaaaaaaaacacagagtaAATATTGGTCTCTTctcttttgttttgatattatgTCGCAGTGGTTCCATCTTTCAATGTGGTCGACGAGAGAATAAATATTCCTCGGTCAAAAGAATTTAATAAACCCTTCTGACACTGAATCTCTATCTTTTAGGAGGGGAACTGAAAAACTTTCTCTGCATGAGGCCGTAAAGTGTCACTGTATTATATGTCAATTTACGAAACAAATCCCACACAATTTCCCACCCCAGCTTCAAACCTGGTAGCTTAGTGAGACTATTTTCTGGGACCAAGTTGGAGGAATTACATCAATATGCCAAATATTCCCCTCAGAGTGAACAGTTGGTCTCTgatcaggttcaggttcaggtttaGGTTACTTTATTGGTACCCATAGGTAAACTAGGTTTACAGTCTAAGAGGCAGGGCATCCTTAAAAcataacatgcaacacacaaaacatcaaaacatataaaacagacagtagaacatggataaaaaaaacagtacatgACCACATTGACATGTGCAGTTATGTGCAGAAATTCTACAGCTAGTACATGACCAAGGTGCTCATGTGCAAGTGGTTCTACAGTTTGTTTAACAGAGTCATTGCCTCTGggacaaaactgtttttaaatcttgtaGTTCTACAACCAGGGACGATTAGCCTCCGTCCAGAGGGGAGATACTGGAATTCCCTATTCAAATGGTGTAAGGGTGTAGGCTATCTTCTAAGATGGCCATAGCTATCCGCTGTAGTTGTTTAGCATACAGGAATGTGGGGTGCAGCTGGGACTCACCAGTCAGCTTACTGACTGATGTGATTATATCTGATTTTAAGGCCTCAAATGGCTCTTCAATCCTCGCTAGAGAGTTATACTTTGacagtacatgtatttgatTACTGTAAATGAAGGATCTGTTTACCTAAGAATATCGTATCACTCACATCTACGTATTTGTATCCATCCTTTGGTTTAACCTGCCTAGGTTTGAATAATGAATAAGCCACAGACCTCGCTGtcaagattttttatttttttttattgaaactaATTTCTACCAAAGAAATAGTCGCTATTAAATCTGCTGACAGCGTTGTCTCGGTTATGCAGGGCAAAAGGGGCACTGATTTTGGAAAGGGATGCTCCTGCTGaatttttaaaaagtgtttttgtgaGCACTATAAATTGTTATCATTATTCACCTTCAATGTATAGGGTGGAAGAGAGAAATATCTAAATATCTGAAACAAAATCCCTGGTATCTACTACCCAGCCGCCCGACCCGGTCTGTTTTGCCTGTTTTATAAaacataaagtataaattatcacccaattctgtgttacatcttcttGGCCAATTTCATTCCAACTCATCACCGCtagttttacatttattttttagagtATATGGTAAATAAACCTAATTTGTGTTAAATTATGTCTAATTTTTTAGTTGCAAACTCCtgatattatgaattattttagctaatagttaagatcagaggaacgtatgttgagGCATAACTACAGCCTGTTTCGAGTATGGGactatccatgttatttttgggcaatttagttgaaagaaacccgTATTTTTCATATAGACActtttaaaacgggtcaattttgacctgaggacaacacaagggttaaaatgaaAGAATCCAATAAGTAAAAATCCCCCTTTGGTAGAACTGCTCATGTCCACACTAATCTATAACCTGTGACGTGGGGCCACATGTCGACCCTAGATATCAAGGGGTCATAATCCAAAAAGGTTGGGTGGGTGTTCAGTCATGAAGAAGGGTACCCTATCAGCTTATTATTAGTTTGTATTCAGATAATTTACTACATTAAAAGTAGCAatatcacactgtaaaaacatccataaagtaaaagtcctgctatGGAAATGTGAATCAAGTAAAAGTGTATATATGACTGGTATCAACTGTCCAGCTCAAACTGCATTTCTGTTATCACAAGTTCCTCCCCCTGAGCTCCAAAACAGAGGAAGTCACATGACCACTGCACTTCCTGTTTACAATCGTCGGCTACTTTAGTTTATATGTAGTCCATATGATTCACCATACTGTCGTGTTTTAACACGATAAACATGGTACAACGTTTGTGTTTCGTGTTGCTGCTGTGCGGCGCGGCTCCTCTTGCGGCGGCCCCCGCTGGGAGCAGCTACCTCTCGGCCGCCACAGGTGAGTGGACTTCAGGATGGAAGTCTGCCAGTTTAtttctgttatttatttatgtccgCCTCTTGTCACAATTCACATAACTACACGGGCTAAAATGCACAGCGTGAGTCAACACTTGTGGTTTATCTGTGGATTGAACAATTATGAAACGTGTGCGGTTGGGAGTTCTGTGATTCAGCTAATAAATGTCGATGTTTTGTTATGTTTAGTGCTGCTTGGTGGATGCCATGCTCGCCGAATTGACCCTAAGAAATTGTGGATTTATGTTAAGTGTTCAATGTGGCTGTGAATGTAACATTTTGTTAGCAGGTAGTCAGAAACATATTAATTGGCAGATTTTTAAACGGAGTTTGGTCAGAAACGCACACTCCTCACATAGGCTACTTTTAATGGGGctactgatgttttttttttttttttaacttcagttGCAAAACAGGTTAGCAGTTTGTTTCATAACCTAGCATAAAATAAGACTCAAATAGTCACAAAACTAAACCAAGGAGAACTCATAATAGGCTATTACCTCACGACACAACAAGTAAAATGACGTGAATTTAGCACCCccataatacataataatacaAAGCCTACAAAGAGAGATATATTATGAAATTGAGACACATTTTAACCCTTAGTTCCATGTCTGTGGTCAAAATTAACCCTAATTTATTGCATGTGTTGTCATTTCTAAAAAGAAGTATATTTTAGGCTTTCGTCTTTGTCTCCTTCACCCTTTCTTCTTGCTCACTGTCACTCCATCTATCCAGGCAGGTTCTGGCACATCACGGACCTCCACCTGGACCCCACCTACCACCTGGCCCCGGACCCCACCAAGGTTTGCTACTCCTCCAAAGGAGCCCCCGCCACTCACGCCGGCCTGTTCGGGGACTTCCTGTGTGACTCTCCGTACCGCCTCATCCAGTCAGCCTTCGCTCACATGGCGCCGCTCACACAACCACAGGACTTCATCATATGGACCGGGTCAGTACACCGATGAAGGGAGAGTGATAATGACGGATGTTGGCATTATactgctttctttttctttgagaCATAACGGTTTTGTTGTTCTGCCTTTATGGGAAACTGGTGCCATCTCATAGAAAAGCTCATAGAACCAATAAAGtggctttacagtagtttcataTCCTATTCTCTCACTACTAAGTGAGTGTGCGGTCTGTACTTCTATGTGAAACCACTTTGAGGTTTTAGACTTGAGGAATGAGGAAGTTTCTGTGAAGTAAAGTGACTTTAGATGGCCCTCACTTCCCATTTCTAATTCTTTTTAGCCATGTCTTAAAACAGAGACAAGATGGTTCAGACATAGTTTCCCACAGGATGCATTGTAATCACTTTTTAATAAACCTCTGACTTTTCTGACAGCGGCTTCATCAGTTAAAAATTTGAATGTATTCAATGTCATGGTTTGTTACCAAATACCTGCACAACTAATCACATTCCCATCAAACTCTCAACTCTCATTCATCTGATGTCTATAATAACAAAATATCTCAAGTCTAGCGTCTAGTTTTATCTTGGACCTCTTGCATTACAATACGCTGAAAGTTTATAATGGGATTTTTATCCAATGACGCCAAACGAAAACTGCCTACCGCCAGCTTTACAGCTCTGCGTTCCCTTGAGGAAACTGAAAACTAATGTTCACTACACTGTGATAATGCCGTaggaaaaactgtaaacatcaATCACAGCAGCATTGCCTCAACACAGCCTTCCATTAATCAGCAGCTTAGCCAGAAATTCATAGACTTATTAAACATGCTTAAGAGAACGCCTTGCCACTTAATCCTCCACCCTCAGGGAGTCTTTTCCAAGTTTAAGTTACTGTGCAAGCAGATTTTTGCTTTATTCTATTGTTATTGGGCTTTGTAGCACGAGTTTACTTAAAGGGGAAATCCATTGTACAGTGGAATTCCCGCTATGTCTGCAATATTGTACAGTTGAGTACAGCTAGACAATGTACAGCAGTGTTGAGAAATCAGGGTTTTCCTTGATTACTAATTGTTATGCTGACTGCTTCACTTACTGCAACCACTTCACATTTAAAGTCatgcttaaagggtaactaccgtttttcaaccctattttcctatatttttgtgtctaagtgactgattggaacaacaatctttggcATTTGTTCAGTATTAGAGAGGTGCTACAATGTAaaagggcaattgtccagcttgtatttaccttcacaaaagtgctcgttttgccactgataggctcagattaatattctaagtgtctgacaacattatagaaagTACAAAGATAAGACCCAGTAGTCGCTATCCTCATTGTACACATTTGTCCTTATATTTTCTTGTCAACTCAATGATTTTGGTGGTTGAGAAAAGTCATGAATTCAAATCAAGTCAGGAAAACCttgaaagcaacaaaaaaaagttcccgtttttgtggcttttgttACGACCCAGCTCGTTACGGTAAAGGGAAGCAACATAAACCCAGGTGTTTTTGGTAAATTATAGTTCTTTATTACTTCAAgagtttaaccctcctgttgtcctcgggtcaaatttgacccattttcaaaaagtttctatatcagaaatgtgggattctttcaaccaaaatgtggatggttccctacaacgctcttcacaagtaaaataaatgagcaGTTCTGGGTGAATGACCGTGGCTCttgttcccccccccctccaccagTGACAGTCCACCTCACGTCCCCGCGGGTGAGCTCTCTACGGACACCGTGATCCAGGTGATCAGTAACATGACCCAGACCATCAGACAACACTTCCCGAACCTGACAGTCTATCCTGCTCTGGGTAACCATGACTACTGGCCACAGGTAACTTTAGATCACAGGACAAATGATTGTAGGGTGTAGCATATCAGAGTGGAACTGAAAGTGTAACCTTCTCATCACTTCTCACTCCGAACCACCACTCTTTCACAGAAGTAGAGGgaagcttttttttattttattttttttattctaaatcAGTTTGACTCATTTAGTGGCCGGCGTGACATTTTGTTTCAGTGTTCatgaatatattttaatttgagcATTTATTTAAGAGGCTAGTATTTAGGATATTTCTGTTGAGCCTCAAGTAGGGCCGCAACTCAAGTtaattttcattgtcgattaaaggtgcagtaggtaagactttctgtcatatttgctgaaactgaccctatgttccagtagaaatacatgaagcaggtcatttaaaaaaaaatccacttcctctggtaccacctacagcctgtagtgtgatttgcaaaaatccacagctccctgttcagatgcaccaatcagggccagggggggtgtctaactgcgtgtcaatcactgctcatgcacacgcattcgttctcccttgtggggggaggggcttaggagaccgttttgggctttagcggaaaggggggagggactgagaagttgttgatgttcaaattttttggctaagtcctggatcttcacaatcctacctacggcacctttaatctgtcgattattttctcaactaatggattagttgtttggcctgtacaatgtcagaaaatggttaaACACGTCGATCAGTATgtccaagatgatgtcctcaaatgtcttgttttttgtcCACTAACATAACTCAAAAATATTCGGTTTACCgtcatagaggagtgaagaaacatttaagaagctggaatcagagaatcttaaaaaaaaaacgactcGACCCGATTGATCGATTGTCagaatagttggcgattaacaGTTGAAAACAAATCGATGAATCTGTGCAGCTCTAGCCTCAACAATGACCTGTGCATGATACCAACTGACATTCAAGAGACGCCAATAATAGTAGTAAAACCCTAATATCTGGCACTAGATTGTTTAATTATTGAAATGATtgccatatacagtatatatatatatatatatatagaatgcAGTGTGTTCCTTTTAGAATAATGATTTTAGGGATTTATTTGATCATAACTGTCATTGTATGTGAGACTTTATTTCATGTTTGTAATGACATGCTGTTACGTAAAGCGCTGCTGCATAACAATGTGTATTCATGCCCAGGCTAAGTGTTGTTGCATGGTTGTTTCAGGACCAGATGCCGAGCTCCACTAACGCCATCTACAAAGCTGCTGCCCAGCTGTGGAAACCCTGGCTGCAGACCGAAGCTCTGCTCACACTCTCACAAGGTAACATGTTAGTGGGTCAGCCACTGCGAAGGTGTTTCTGTCACATTATTGCATTTCAAGCCTGCAGAATATGTTCATTGGGTTTAAGTTATAATGCAAGTTCttcatatttcttttaattttctttGAAACCATTGCGCTCTATTCAAGTAAGTGTCTTTGTCCGGTTCCTGCAGGTGGTTTCTACTCCCAGCTGGTAAAGCCTGGTTTGCGGGTGCTTAGTCTCAACACTATCCTCTACTACGGCCCCAATAAAGTCACAAGAAACGTGACGGACCCTGCTGGACAGTTTGAGTGGCTGGAGAAAACTCTGGAGAAAGCTGCTCAGAGTCTGGAGAAGGTCTAACATTTTGTATCTTGAAGCCTGACCTTTGACTTGCCTTAAAGTCGGTGTACAGTATCATTGTCAAATTAATTATTATAGCTTGGTACATTTGACATGATTCAGTCCTGCCAGGATGTCGCGATCGCAAcaattcacgcgaattcaaccaCTCACCGTGAATtcggtgcgactcgcaattttgaccaatcaatgcaacttttccgcaaatttgaccaataaccggagtttcccacgtcttcaaccaatcccaatcCCAATACCaatccaataagtactttatcaaaccgtatgaatgtgtgtcccagcccaggataggaaattatctaacaatgtaaagatcaacaagccactgacacatatgttcaaatttgattaattcaataatcttaataaattataa
It contains:
- the smpdl3a gene encoding acid sphingomyelinase-like phosphodiesterase 3a translates to MVQRLCFVLLLCGAAPLAAAPAGSSYLSAATGRFWHITDLHLDPTYHLAPDPTKVCYSSKGAPATHAGLFGDFLCDSPYRLIQSAFAHMAPLTQPQDFIIWTGDSPPHVPAGELSTDTVIQVISNMTQTIRQHFPNLTVYPALGNHDYWPQDQMPSSTNAIYKAAAQLWKPWLQTEALLTLSQGGFYSQLVKPGLRVLSLNTILYYGPNKVTRNVTDPAGQFEWLEKTLEKAAQSLEKVYIIAHVPVGYLPYARNTTAVRESHNERLVAIFREFSHVIAGHFYGHTHRDSIMVLLDQQGKPVNSLFVSPAVTPIKHVLEPYSNNPAFRMYLYNTKDYALLDIWQYYLNLTEANEKQRSDWRLEYIMTEAFGLTDLQPQSLLQLGLSFRLPQTKAFDMYFSHFMVSYNSSITCEGDCKLSQVCAVLCLDRLSYSKCVAKAEW
- the LOC116061863 gene encoding fatty acid-binding protein, brain; protein product: MVDAFCATWKLVDSENFDEYMKALGVGFATRQVGNVTKPTIIISQEGDKVVVRTQSTFKNTEISFKLGEEFDEATADDRNCKSIVTMEGDKLVHVQKWDGKENKLVREIKDGKMVMNLTFEDVHAVRSYEKA